From Segatella copri, the proteins below share one genomic window:
- the carB gene encoding carbamoyl-phosphate synthase (glutamine-hydrolyzing) large subunit, whose protein sequence is MKDENIKKVLLLGSGALKIGEAGEFDYSGSQALKALREEGIETVLINPNIATVQTSEGVADQIYFLPVQPYFVERVIQKENPDGILLSFGGQTALNCGVELYRQGILEKYNVKVLGTPVQAIMDTEDRELFVEKLDEINVKTIKSEACENIEQTRKAAAELGYPVIIRAAYALGGLGSGFADNEEELNKLAEKAFSFSPQVLVEKSLKGWKEIEYEVVRDRYDNCITVCNMENFDPLGIHTGESIVIAPSQTLSNSEYHKLRALAIKIIRHIGIVGECNVQYAFDPKSEDYRVIEVNARLSRSSALASKATGYPLAFVAAKLGMGYGLFELKNSVTKTTSAFFEPALDYVVCKIPRWDLSKFRGVDKELGSSMKSVGEVMAIGRNFEEAIQKGLRMIGQGMHGFVENKELEIDDIDAALREPTDKRVFVISKAMHKGYTVDQIHDLTKIDKWFLEKLKHIIDIDEAMKKCNINTLDQDLLRTAKVYGFTDFQVARAVGLEQELGNMHKAALLVRNKRKSYGILPVVKQIDTLAAEYPAQTNYLYVTYAGVKSDITFENDHRSIIVLGSGAYRIGSSVEFDWCGVQALNTIRKEGWRSVMINYNPETVSTDYDMCDRLYFDELTFERVMDIIEMEQPHGVIVSTGGQIPNNLAMHLDAQNVPILGTAAKDIDNAEDRAKFSQMLTNNGINQPEWSALTSMEDIDNFIERVGFPVLVRPSYVLSGAAMNVCSNEDELKRFLQLAANVSEDHPVVVSKFIEHAKEIEMDAVAKNGEVIAYAISEHIEFAGVHSGDATIQFPPQKLYVETVRRVKRVGRQIAKELHINGPFNIQFMARDNDILVIECNLRASRSFPFVSKVLKINLIELATRVMLGLPVEKPHKNLFDLDYVGIKASQFSFNRLQKADPVLGVDMSSTGEVGCLGDDTSTALLKSMLSVGHRIPAKNILLSTGSAKQKVDLLDAAQMLVKHGYKLYATGGSSKFLTENGIENTRVLWPSEEAEGGAPKALEMLHNHEIDMVVNIPKNLTSSELSNGYKIRRAAIDLNVPLITNSRLASAFIYAFCTTKLEDIDIKAWGEYK, encoded by the coding sequence ATGAAAGACGAAAATATAAAGAAGGTGCTCCTCTTAGGTTCTGGAGCCTTGAAGATCGGTGAAGCAGGTGAGTTCGACTACTCAGGTTCGCAGGCCCTGAAGGCATTGCGCGAGGAAGGTATCGAGACTGTGCTCATCAACCCGAATATCGCAACCGTACAGACATCAGAAGGTGTTGCCGACCAGATTTACTTCCTGCCAGTGCAGCCATACTTCGTAGAGCGTGTTATCCAGAAGGAAAATCCAGACGGTATCCTCCTCAGCTTCGGTGGTCAGACAGCCCTCAACTGTGGTGTAGAACTCTATCGCCAGGGCATCCTGGAGAAATATAATGTCAAGGTATTGGGTACTCCAGTTCAGGCTATCATGGACACTGAGGACCGTGAGCTCTTCGTAGAGAAGTTGGATGAAATCAATGTGAAGACCATCAAGAGTGAGGCTTGCGAGAACATCGAGCAGACCCGCAAGGCTGCTGCAGAGCTCGGCTATCCTGTCATCATCCGTGCTGCTTACGCCTTGGGTGGTCTCGGTTCCGGTTTCGCAGACAACGAGGAGGAGCTGAACAAACTCGCAGAGAAGGCCTTCTCATTCTCTCCACAGGTATTGGTAGAGAAGAGCTTGAAGGGCTGGAAAGAGATAGAGTATGAGGTGGTTCGCGACCGTTACGACAACTGTATCACAGTTTGTAACATGGAGAACTTCGACCCACTGGGAATCCATACTGGTGAGAGTATCGTCATCGCTCCATCTCAGACCCTGAGCAATTCTGAGTATCATAAGCTCCGTGCCCTCGCCATCAAGATTATCCGTCACATCGGAATCGTGGGTGAGTGTAACGTGCAGTATGCCTTCGACCCTAAGAGCGAGGATTATCGTGTAATCGAGGTGAATGCCCGTTTGAGCCGTTCTTCAGCCTTGGCATCTAAGGCTACTGGTTATCCTCTTGCCTTCGTTGCAGCCAAGCTCGGTATGGGCTACGGTCTGTTCGAGTTGAAGAACTCTGTAACCAAGACCACATCTGCCTTCTTCGAGCCAGCATTGGACTACGTGGTATGTAAGATTCCACGTTGGGACTTGTCTAAGTTCCGTGGCGTAGATAAGGAGTTGGGTTCATCTATGAAGTCAGTAGGTGAGGTAATGGCCATCGGCCGCAACTTCGAGGAGGCCATCCAGAAGGGTCTTCGTATGATTGGTCAGGGCATGCATGGTTTCGTAGAGAATAAGGAACTTGAAATCGATGATATCGATGCAGCTTTGCGCGAGCCAACAGATAAGCGTGTGTTCGTGATTTCAAAGGCAATGCACAAGGGCTATACCGTAGATCAGATTCACGACTTGACCAAGATTGACAAGTGGTTCCTTGAAAAGTTGAAGCACATCATCGACATCGACGAGGCGATGAAGAAGTGCAACATCAATACACTTGACCAGGATTTGCTCCGCACCGCTAAGGTTTACGGCTTTACCGACTTCCAGGTAGCCCGTGCCGTGGGCTTGGAGCAGGAGTTGGGCAACATGCACAAGGCAGCCCTCCTGGTTCGCAACAAGCGCAAGAGCTATGGCATCCTGCCTGTAGTAAAGCAGATTGATACCCTGGCTGCAGAGTATCCTGCTCAGACCAACTACCTCTATGTAACCTACGCAGGCGTGAAGAGCGACATCACCTTCGAGAACGACCACCGTTCTATCATCGTACTCGGTTCGGGTGCTTACCGCATCGGTTCTTCCGTGGAGTTCGACTGGTGTGGCGTTCAGGCATTGAACACCATCCGCAAGGAAGGCTGGCGCTCAGTGATGATCAACTACAACCCAGAGACCGTATCTACCGACTACGATATGTGCGACCGTCTCTACTTCGACGAGTTGACCTTCGAGCGTGTGATGGATATCATCGAGATGGAGCAGCCTCATGGCGTCATCGTATCTACCGGTGGTCAGATTCCAAACAACCTGGCTATGCACCTCGATGCACAGAACGTGCCAATCCTGGGTACTGCTGCCAAGGACATCGATAACGCTGAGGACCGTGCCAAGTTCTCTCAGATGTTGACCAACAACGGCATCAACCAGCCAGAGTGGAGCGCCCTGACCTCTATGGAGGACATCGACAACTTCATCGAGCGTGTAGGCTTCCCTGTATTGGTTCGTCCTAGCTATGTGCTTTCGGGTGCTGCGATGAACGTATGTTCTAACGAGGATGAGCTGAAGCGATTCCTGCAGTTGGCTGCCAATGTAAGTGAGGATCACCCAGTGGTAGTAAGTAAGTTTATCGAACATGCCAAGGAGATTGAGATGGATGCAGTGGCAAAGAATGGCGAGGTGATTGCCTATGCGATTTCCGAGCACATCGAGTTTGCCGGTGTTCACTCAGGCGATGCTACCATCCAGTTCCCTCCTCAGAAGTTGTATGTTGAGACAGTTCGTCGTGTAAAGCGAGTTGGTCGTCAGATTGCCAAGGAGTTGCACATCAACGGTCCGTTCAACATCCAGTTCATGGCTCGTGACAATGATATTCTCGTTATCGAGTGTAACCTTCGTGCCAGCCGTTCGTTCCCATTCGTAAGCAAGGTATTGAAGATCAACCTCATCGAGTTGGCTACCCGCGTAATGCTCGGTTTGCCTGTAGAGAAGCCACACAAGAACCTCTTCGATCTCGACTATGTAGGTATCAAGGCTTCTCAGTTCAGCTTCAACCGTCTGCAGAAGGCGGACCCTGTATTGGGTGTGGACATGAGCAGTACCGGTGAGGTAGGTTGCTTGGGCGACGATACATCTACCGCACTTCTGAAGAGTATGCTTTCTGTGGGTCATCGCATTCCAGCCAAGAACATCCTGCTTTCTACAGGTTCTGCCAAGCAGAAGGTAGATTTGCTCGATGCTGCCCAGATGCTGGTTAAGCATGGTTACAAGCTGTATGCAACCGGTGGTAGTAGCAAGTTCCTCACCGAGAATGGCATTGAGAACACCCGTGTGCTCTGGCCATCAGAGGAGGCAGAAGGCGGTGCGCCTAAGGCTTTGGAGATGCTCCACAACCATGAGATTGATATGGTAGTGAATATTCCAAAGAACTTGACCAGCAGCGAGTTGAGCAATGGTTACAAGATTCGTCGTGCAGCCATCGACCTGAACGTGCCATTGATTACCAACAGCCGTTTGGCGAGTGCATTCATCTATGCATTCTGCACCACCAAGCTGGAGGATATCGACATCAAGGCTTGGGGCGAGTATAAATAA
- the carA gene encoding glutamine-hydrolyzing carbamoyl-phosphate synthase small subunit, which produces MKKVTLVLSDGTKFHGKSFGYDAPVAGEVVFNTAMMGYPESLTDPSYAGQLMTLTFPLVGNYGVPPFTFEENGLPTFMESDKIYASAIIVNDYSEQYSHWNAVESLADWLKREKVPGITGIDTRELTKVLREHGVMMGKILFDDEPDNIPEANYEGVNFVDQVSCKEIIRYNEGAGKKVVLVDCGVKANIIRCLINRGVEVIRVPWNYDYTDMDFDGLFLANGPGDPDMCEDAVNIIRKQISQSRKPICGICMGNQLLSKAAGATIYKLKYGHRSHNQPVRMVGTNNCYITSQNHGYAVDAKTLGNDWEELFVNMNDGSNEGIRHRVNPWFSSQFHPEACSGPVDTEFMFDKFVETLK; this is translated from the coding sequence ATGAAAAAAGTAACCTTAGTTTTGAGCGATGGAACCAAGTTCCATGGCAAATCTTTTGGATATGACGCTCCTGTAGCGGGCGAGGTTGTGTTCAACACAGCCATGATGGGATATCCAGAGAGTTTGACCGACCCTTCTTACGCCGGTCAGTTGATGACACTTACATTCCCTCTCGTGGGCAACTATGGTGTGCCACCATTTACTTTTGAGGAGAATGGTTTGCCAACCTTCATGGAGAGTGACAAGATTTATGCTTCTGCCATCATCGTGAATGATTACAGCGAGCAGTACAGCCACTGGAATGCAGTGGAGAGTCTTGCCGACTGGTTGAAGCGCGAAAAGGTGCCAGGAATCACAGGCATCGACACCCGTGAGTTGACTAAGGTGCTTCGTGAACATGGTGTGATGATGGGTAAGATTCTCTTTGATGATGAACCAGACAACATCCCTGAGGCTAACTACGAGGGTGTAAACTTCGTTGACCAGGTAAGCTGCAAGGAAATTATCCGTTATAACGAGGGTGCCGGCAAGAAGGTGGTTCTCGTTGACTGCGGTGTGAAGGCAAACATCATCCGTTGCCTCATCAACAGAGGCGTAGAGGTGATCCGTGTGCCATGGAATTACGATTACACCGATATGGACTTCGACGGATTGTTCCTGGCCAATGGTCCTGGCGACCCAGATATGTGCGAGGATGCAGTAAACATTATTCGCAAGCAGATTAGCCAGAGCCGCAAGCCTATCTGCGGTATCTGTATGGGTAACCAGTTGCTTTCTAAGGCAGCCGGTGCTACTATCTACAAGTTGAAGTATGGTCACCGTTCACACAACCAGCCAGTGCGCATGGTAGGAACCAACAATTGCTATATCACCTCTCAGAACCACGGTTATGCCGTTGATGCCAAGACATTGGGCAACGATTGGGAGGAGCTCTTTGTAAATATGAATGATGGCTCTAACGAGGGTATCCGCCACAGGGTGAACCCTTGGTTCTCAAGCCAGTTCCACCCAGAGGCTTGCTCAGGCCCTGTGGATACAGAGTTCATGTTTGATAAGTTTGTAGAAACACTTAAATAA
- a CDS encoding amidophosphoribosyltransferase: MEPLKHECGVAMIRLLKPLEYYQQKYGTWMYALNKLYLMMEKQHNRGQEGAGMACVKLGGKPGHEYMFRERAEGKNAVTEIFGKANANFKSLTPEQLADAKFAKEELPFAGELYMGHLRYSTTGKSGIQYVHPFLRRNNWKAKNLCLCGNFNMTNVDEIFEELTKQGQSPRIYSDTYIMLELMGHRLDREVERNFVAAKAMEMQNTDITNYIEDHVKMSNVLKTTMKNFDGGYVVCGITGSGEMFSMRDPWGIRPAFYYKNDEIVVVASERPVLQTTFDLEAEEVQELMPGTALLVKKNGECTIERIMEQKGDSACSFERIYFSRGSDKDIYKERKQLGEQLTQPILKAVDYDVDHTVFSYIPNTAEVAYYGMLSGFKKYLNETKIEQIANLDHVPSKEELYEILGDFVRSEKIAWKDIKLRTFITEGNSRNDLASHVYDVTYGSIEPNVDNLVIIDDSIVRGTTLKESILRILDRLHPKKIVVVSSAPQIRYPDYYGIDMARLEEFCVFRAAIQLLKERKMEDLIEQTYEACKAELAKPKEEQINPVRSIYKPFSTEEINEKIVEMLRPEGMTTPIQLVFQSIEGLREAIPNHKGDWYFTGHYPTPGGTKLCNQSFVNYIENVYHK, from the coding sequence ATGGAACCATTGAAACATGAGTGTGGTGTAGCAATGATCAGATTGCTCAAGCCACTGGAGTATTACCAGCAGAAGTATGGTACTTGGATGTACGCACTCAACAAACTCTATCTGATGATGGAGAAGCAGCACAACCGTGGCCAGGAAGGTGCTGGTATGGCTTGTGTCAAACTGGGCGGTAAGCCTGGTCATGAGTATATGTTCCGTGAGCGTGCAGAGGGCAAGAATGCCGTGACCGAAATCTTCGGCAAGGCGAATGCCAACTTCAAGAGCCTGACTCCCGAGCAGCTTGCTGATGCAAAGTTCGCTAAAGAGGAACTGCCTTTCGCAGGCGAACTTTATATGGGACACCTGCGCTACAGTACCACTGGAAAGAGTGGCATTCAGTATGTGCACCCATTCCTGCGACGTAACAACTGGAAGGCGAAGAACCTCTGCCTTTGTGGTAACTTCAACATGACCAACGTAGATGAAATCTTCGAGGAACTTACCAAGCAGGGCCAGAGTCCTCGCATCTACAGCGACACCTACATCATGCTTGAACTGATGGGCCACCGTCTGGACAGAGAGGTGGAGCGCAACTTCGTAGCTGCAAAGGCGATGGAGATGCAGAATACCGATATCACCAACTATATAGAAGACCACGTGAAGATGAGCAATGTACTCAAGACCACGATGAAGAACTTTGATGGCGGTTATGTGGTTTGCGGTATCACCGGTTCGGGTGAAATGTTCTCTATGCGCGACCCTTGGGGCATCCGTCCTGCGTTCTATTACAAGAACGATGAAATCGTGGTAGTAGCCAGCGAGCGCCCTGTACTCCAGACCACCTTCGACCTGGAGGCAGAGGAAGTGCAGGAACTGATGCCGGGCACGGCGCTTCTCGTGAAGAAAAACGGCGAGTGTACCATCGAGCGCATCATGGAGCAGAAGGGCGATTCAGCCTGCTCATTCGAGCGCATCTACTTCAGTCGTGGTTCCGACAAGGATATCTATAAGGAGCGTAAGCAGTTGGGCGAGCAGTTGACCCAGCCTATCCTGAAGGCTGTGGATTATGATGTAGACCACACCGTGTTCAGCTATATCCCGAACACTGCCGAGGTGGCTTACTATGGCATGTTGAGCGGTTTCAAGAAGTATCTTAATGAGACCAAGATTGAGCAGATTGCCAACCTCGACCATGTTCCATCAAAAGAAGAATTATACGAAATCCTCGGCGACTTTGTCCGCTCAGAGAAGATAGCATGGAAGGATATCAAACTCCGTACCTTCATCACTGAGGGCAACAGTCGTAACGACCTGGCGAGCCATGTGTATGATGTAACCTACGGAAGCATCGAGCCGAATGTGGATAATCTTGTCATTATCGATGATAGTATCGTGCGTGGTACTACCCTGAAGGAGAGTATTCTCCGCATCCTCGACCGTCTGCATCCTAAGAAGATTGTAGTGGTTTCCAGTGCCCCTCAGATCCGATATCCGGATTACTACGGCATCGATATGGCAAGACTGGAAGAGTTCTGCGTGTTCCGTGCTGCCATCCAGCTCTTGAAAGAGCGCAAGATGGAAGACCTTATCGAGCAGACCTATGAGGCTTGTAAGGCAGAATTGGCAAAGCCAAAGGAGGAGCAGATCAATCCGGTACGCTCCATCTACAAGCCATTCAGCACCGAGGAAATCAACGAGAAGATTGTTGAGATGCTTCGCCCAGAGGGCATGACCACTCCTATCCAGCTTGTATTCCAGAGCATCGAGGGCTTGCGCGAGGCGATTCCAAACCACAAGGGCGACTGGTATTTCACCGGTCATTATCCAACCCCAGGCGGCACGAAGCTCTGCAACCAGTCGTTTGTAAACTACATCGAAAACGTTTATCATAAATAA